Proteins encoded together in one Bradyrhizobium sp. PSBB068 window:
- a CDS encoding glutathione S-transferase yields MLTVHHLNNSRSQRVLWLLEELGVPYEIVRYQRQPDMRAPKELRAIHPLGKSPVVTDNGNTIAESGAILEYIIATYGNGRLIPPADTPERLRYTYWLHYAEGSAMTPLLLKLLFTLMPKRAPALLRPLVRKVSNTALSTLVNPQLKQHMAYWEGELGKSEWFAGNDFSGADIQMSFPLEAAAARGGLEDGHPRCVAFLERIHARPAYARALEKGGPYEVGR; encoded by the coding sequence ATGCTGACGGTTCATCACCTCAACAATTCCCGTTCGCAGCGCGTGCTGTGGCTGCTCGAGGAATTGGGCGTTCCTTACGAGATCGTGCGCTACCAGCGGCAGCCCGACATGCGGGCGCCGAAGGAGCTGCGCGCGATCCATCCGCTCGGCAAGTCGCCCGTCGTCACCGACAACGGCAACACCATCGCGGAATCCGGCGCGATCCTCGAATACATCATCGCGACCTACGGCAACGGCCGCCTGATCCCGCCGGCCGATACGCCCGAGCGGCTGCGCTACACCTATTGGCTGCACTACGCCGAGGGCTCGGCGATGACGCCGCTGCTGCTGAAGCTGCTGTTCACGCTGATGCCGAAGCGCGCGCCGGCGCTGCTGCGGCCGCTGGTGCGCAAGGTGTCCAACACGGCGCTGTCGACGCTGGTCAATCCGCAGCTCAAGCAGCACATGGCCTATTGGGAAGGCGAGCTCGGCAAGAGCGAATGGTTCGCCGGCAACGACTTCTCCGGCGCCGACATCCAGATGAGCTTTCCGCTGGAGGCGGCCGCCGCGCGCGGCGGGCTCGAGGACGGCCACCCCCGATGCGTCGCATTCCTCGAGCGCATCCACGCCCGCCCGGCCTATGCGCGGGCGTTGGAGAAGGGCGGGCCGTACGAGGTTGGTCGATAG
- a CDS encoding DUF2239 family protein: MNPAYVAFEGEQRIAAGDLPEVARAAKQLLDRRADAAVLVFNGRTSALVDIDFRGSVDDVLARLPKHARPLDDEPAPPAAPRGPGRPKLGVVAREITLLPRHWDWLAQQKGGASVAIRRLVDEARRASGDKDRTRSAQEAAYRFMTTMGGNRPHYEEAIRALFAHDRRRFATLIADWPADIRDHAISLAYSDQAD; the protein is encoded by the coding sequence ATGAATCCTGCTTATGTCGCTTTCGAAGGCGAGCAGCGCATCGCCGCCGGCGACCTCCCTGAGGTGGCCCGCGCCGCCAAGCAGCTGCTCGACCGGCGCGCTGATGCCGCGGTCCTGGTGTTCAACGGCCGCACCTCGGCCCTGGTCGATATCGATTTCCGCGGCTCGGTCGACGACGTGCTGGCGCGGTTGCCCAAGCACGCCCGACCGCTCGACGACGAGCCGGCGCCGCCGGCCGCGCCGCGCGGGCCCGGTCGGCCGAAGCTCGGCGTCGTGGCGCGCGAGATCACGCTGTTGCCGCGGCACTGGGACTGGCTCGCGCAACAGAAGGGTGGCGCATCAGTTGCGATCCGCAGGCTGGTCGACGAGGCGCGGCGCGCCAGCGGCGACAAGGATCGCACGCGCAGCGCGCAGGAAGCCGCCTATCGCTTCATGACGACAATGGGCGGCAACCGGCCGCATTACGAGGAGGCGATCCGTGCGCTGTTCGCGCACGACCGGCGCCGCTTTGCGACGCTGATCGCGGACTGGCCAGCCGATATCCGCGACCACGCGATCAGCCTCGCCTATAGCGATCAAGCGGATTAG
- a CDS encoding MATE family efflux transporter — MNVSNPPSLRRSFLFFLAPMLLSNVLQSLFGTINGVYLGQMIGVDALAAASVFFPVMFFFISFVIGLSAGASVMIGQAWGAGEPERVKAVAGTTMTVTLLLALAIAIAGGLFARPLLIALATPPDVLDAAVSYARIMMITMPVTFAFLLLAAMMRGVGDTVTPLVALTVSTVVGLVVTPALIRGWLGLPMLGVASAAIASAVSGVVTLLWLHVHMLRNKHPLAFDAAFLHAMRPNGALLRIVLRLGIPTAIGMVVVSLAELVLLGLVNGFGSDATAAYGAVNQVIGYVQFPAISIAITTSIFGAQAIGRGDSNRVGAIVRTGIEMNLWLTGGLVVLGYLFARPLMGFFIRDSAVLALAQQLLYIVLWSMVLFGMATVFSGAMRAGGTVWMPLFLSTLAIALVEVPVAIVLSRAIGITGIWIAYPVTFATMFLLQMAYYALVWRKQTIRRLI; from the coding sequence TTGAACGTGTCCAACCCTCCCTCCTTGCGCAGATCCTTCCTGTTCTTCCTCGCGCCCATGCTGCTGAGCAACGTGCTGCAATCGCTGTTCGGCACCATCAACGGCGTCTATCTCGGCCAGATGATCGGGGTCGACGCGCTGGCCGCGGCGTCGGTGTTCTTCCCGGTGATGTTCTTCTTCATCTCCTTCGTGATCGGCCTCAGCGCGGGTGCCTCCGTCATGATCGGCCAGGCCTGGGGCGCCGGTGAGCCCGAACGGGTGAAGGCCGTTGCCGGCACGACCATGACCGTGACGCTGCTGCTGGCGCTTGCGATTGCGATCGCAGGCGGCCTGTTCGCCCGCCCGCTCCTGATCGCGCTCGCCACGCCGCCTGACGTCCTCGACGCCGCGGTGTCCTATGCGCGGATCATGATGATTACGATGCCGGTGACCTTCGCGTTCCTGCTGCTCGCGGCGATGATGCGTGGCGTCGGTGACACCGTGACGCCGCTGGTGGCGTTGACGGTCTCGACCGTCGTCGGCCTCGTGGTGACGCCCGCGTTGATCCGCGGCTGGCTCGGGCTGCCGATGCTGGGCGTCGCGAGCGCCGCGATCGCCTCCGCCGTCTCGGGCGTCGTGACATTGCTCTGGCTGCATGTCCACATGCTGCGGAACAAGCATCCGCTCGCGTTCGACGCGGCATTCCTGCACGCCATGCGGCCGAACGGTGCCCTGCTCCGTATCGTGTTGCGGCTCGGCATTCCCACAGCGATCGGCATGGTGGTGGTCTCGCTCGCCGAACTGGTGCTGCTCGGCCTCGTCAACGGGTTCGGCTCGGACGCGACCGCAGCCTATGGCGCGGTCAACCAGGTGATCGGCTATGTGCAGTTTCCGGCGATCTCGATCGCCATCACGACCTCGATCTTCGGCGCGCAGGCGATCGGCCGCGGCGATTCCAACCGGGTCGGCGCCATCGTCAGAACCGGGATCGAGATGAACTTGTGGCTCACCGGCGGGCTGGTCGTGCTCGGCTATCTCTTTGCGCGGCCGCTGATGGGCTTCTTCATCAGGGACAGTGCCGTCCTCGCGCTCGCGCAGCAGCTGCTCTACATCGTGCTGTGGAGCATGGTGCTGTTCGGCATGGCGACGGTGTTCTCGGGTGCGATGCGCGCCGGCGGCACGGTGTGGATGCCGCTGTTCCTCTCGACCCTGGCGATCGCACTGGTCGAGGTGCCGGTCGCGATCGTGCTCAGCCGGGCCATCGGCATCACCGGCATCTGGATCGCCTACCCGGTCACCTTCGCGACCATGTTCCTGCTGCAGATGGCCTATTACGCCCTGGTATGGCGCAAGCAGACCATCAGGCGACTGATTTGA
- a CDS encoding 2-hydroxychromene-2-carboxylate isomerase produces MSPNPQFLFDFGSPNAFLSHEAIPAIEKRTGVKFEYVPILLGGIFKATNNKSPAETLAGVKNKPEFMKIETERFLKRFNVKPYVWNPFFPVNTLNLMRAAVAAQLEGVFERYIEAAFHHMWVEPKKMDDPEIAGKAIASSGLDAAKLFARAQDADVKAKLIEYTQSAVERGAFGSPTFFVGKEIFFGKEQLREVEELVSGK; encoded by the coding sequence GTGAGCCCAAATCCGCAATTCCTGTTCGATTTCGGCAGCCCCAACGCGTTCCTCAGCCATGAGGCGATCCCGGCGATCGAGAAGCGCACCGGCGTCAAGTTCGAATATGTCCCGATCCTGCTCGGCGGCATCTTCAAGGCCACCAACAACAAGTCGCCGGCCGAGACGCTGGCAGGCGTCAAGAACAAGCCCGAATTCATGAAGATCGAGACCGAGCGCTTCCTCAAGCGCTTCAACGTCAAGCCCTATGTCTGGAACCCGTTCTTCCCGGTCAACACGCTGAACCTGATGCGCGCGGCGGTCGCCGCCCAGCTCGAAGGCGTGTTCGAGAGATATATCGAGGCGGCTTTCCACCACATGTGGGTCGAGCCGAAGAAGATGGACGATCCCGAGATCGCGGGCAAAGCGATCGCCTCCTCCGGCCTGGACGCCGCAAAACTGTTCGCCCGCGCGCAGGATGCCGATGTCAAGGCCAAGCTGATCGAATATACCCAGTCGGCCGTCGAGCGCGGCGCGTTCGGCTCACCGACCTTCTTCGTCGGCAAGGAGATCTTCTTCGGCAAGGAGCAGCTGCGCGAAGTCGAGGAATTGGTGTCGGGAAAGTGA
- the panE gene encoding 2-dehydropantoate 2-reductase, translating to MRVLVVGAGAIGGYFGGRMLQAGRDVTFLVRPRRAAELASAGLVIKSPNGDVTLNNPPTVQADKLSDKFDVVLLSCKAFDLEDAIKSFAPAVGDKTAIVPLLNGMLHLDALDKTFGAQHVLGGLCAIAATLNEKREVVQLQPMQSLAFGERAGGLSDRVRAIAETFSAINGAAASEHVMQDMWEKWVFLASLAASTSLMRTSVGNILAAPGGRDFLLGILDECSAIAADAGHMPGGPFFQRTRGLLTTEGSPMTASMFRDIKAGLPVEADHVIGDLIVRADAAKIPVPKLRTAYTHLKAYEKQRQA from the coding sequence ATGCGCGTTCTCGTGGTCGGCGCCGGTGCGATCGGCGGTTATTTCGGCGGCCGGATGCTTCAGGCCGGCCGCGACGTCACGTTCCTGGTGCGGCCCCGCCGCGCCGCCGAGCTCGCCTCCGCGGGGCTCGTGATCAAGAGCCCGAACGGCGATGTCACGCTGAACAATCCGCCGACGGTGCAGGCCGACAAGCTCTCCGACAAATTCGACGTCGTGCTGCTGAGCTGCAAGGCGTTCGACCTCGAGGACGCGATCAAGTCGTTCGCGCCAGCGGTCGGCGACAAGACCGCGATCGTCCCGCTGCTCAACGGCATGCTGCATCTCGATGCGCTCGACAAGACGTTCGGCGCCCAGCACGTGCTTGGCGGTCTCTGTGCGATCGCGGCGACGCTGAATGAAAAGCGCGAGGTGGTGCAGCTGCAGCCGATGCAGTCCCTGGCTTTCGGTGAACGCGCCGGCGGGCTGTCGGACCGGGTGCGCGCGATCGCCGAGACCTTCTCCGCGATCAACGGCGCGGCCGCCAGCGAGCACGTGATGCAGGACATGTGGGAGAAGTGGGTATTCCTGGCCTCGCTCGCCGCGTCCACCAGCCTGATGCGGACCTCGGTCGGCAACATCCTGGCCGCGCCCGGCGGCAGGGATTTCCTGCTCGGCATCCTCGACGAATGCAGCGCGATCGCCGCCGATGCCGGGCACATGCCGGGCGGCCCGTTCTTCCAACGTACCCGCGGGCTCTTGACCACCGAAGGCTCGCCGATGACCGCCTCGATGTTCCGCGACATCAAGGCCGGGCTGCCGGTCGAAGCCGATCACGTGATCGGCGACCTGATCGTGCGCGCCGACGCGGCCAAGATCCCGGTGCCGAAGCTGCGCACGGCCTACACGCATCTCAAGGCGTATGAGAAGCAGCGGCAGGCGTAA
- a CDS encoding cytochrome c4 — MRVVSLGMLFASAVALTSFAQAADNAAGKAKAEICAGCHGDNGISQTENIPSLAGQLDQFIQWQLVFFRAGARKNEQMQPIVEQLSNEDIRNLGAYFASLPPFKGGKDDNPDLSEKGKQAAAGRRCASCHGDTFAGTKAVARIAGQREEYLVKALHDYKSGVRSGGAQAAMADVAYPLSDEEITALAHYLAHL, encoded by the coding sequence ATGCGCGTTGTGTCCCTCGGAATGCTGTTCGCGTCGGCGGTCGCGCTGACCTCGTTTGCCCAGGCGGCGGACAATGCCGCCGGCAAGGCGAAAGCCGAAATCTGCGCCGGTTGCCATGGCGACAACGGCATCTCGCAGACCGAGAACATTCCCTCGCTCGCCGGCCAGCTCGATCAGTTCATCCAATGGCAGCTGGTGTTCTTCCGCGCCGGCGCGCGCAAGAACGAGCAGATGCAGCCGATCGTCGAGCAGCTCAGCAACGAGGACATCCGCAATCTCGGCGCCTATTTCGCATCGCTGCCGCCGTTCAAGGGCGGCAAGGACGACAATCCGGATCTGTCCGAGAAGGGCAAGCAGGCCGCGGCCGGCCGCCGCTGCGCCTCATGCCACGGCGACACCTTCGCCGGCACCAAGGCGGTGGCCCGCATCGCCGGCCAGCGCGAGGAATATCTCGTCAAGGCGCTGCATGACTACAAGTCGGGCGTGCGCTCCGGCGGCGCGCAGGCCGCGATGGCCGACGTGGCGTATCCCTTGAGCGACGAAGAGATCACTGCGCTCGCGCATTATCTGGCGCATCTGTAG
- a CDS encoding PQQ-dependent sugar dehydrogenase, with protein sequence MKSAFNRSILAFAAIALLAGTTFANAQQQTDKSRALKKYESGTKEFWTHPPDDWFLGDETEAQKGLAPPSGPPTGASDAELASMMKKIKLPPGFKIEVYASNVLAARQMAWGDKGTLFVGSFGLGNVYAIKDNNGKKEVKTILKGLNMPTGLAFRDGALYVIAVDKLIKYDNAEANLDNLGSGKVVYDDMPSYAAHGWKYIAVDKDGWFYIPFGPPFNIGIPPTSVSQIRRVDPKTGNAEIWALGVRNSVGGDVDPRTGKYWFTENARDWISDDLPSDKLNMISKIGEHFGYPYCHQGNLPDTKFAMGHKCSEFTPPVYNLGAHVAPLGMKFYTGSQFPAEYKNAILIAEHGSWNRHKYQGGRIVKITASPDGKNAKQEIFASGWIEGDQGYLGRPADILLDKDGSILVADDWAGAIYRISYSK encoded by the coding sequence ATGAAATCAGCTTTCAATCGATCCATACTTGCGTTCGCGGCGATCGCGCTGCTGGCGGGGACCACCTTCGCCAATGCGCAGCAACAAACTGACAAGAGCCGGGCGTTGAAGAAATACGAATCCGGCACCAAGGAATTCTGGACCCATCCGCCGGATGACTGGTTCCTTGGCGACGAGACCGAAGCGCAGAAGGGCCTCGCCCCACCGTCCGGCCCGCCGACCGGCGCCTCCGACGCCGAGCTCGCCAGCATGATGAAGAAGATCAAGCTGCCGCCGGGCTTCAAGATCGAGGTCTACGCCTCGAACGTGCTCGCGGCGCGGCAGATGGCCTGGGGCGACAAGGGCACGCTGTTCGTCGGCTCGTTCGGCCTCGGCAATGTCTATGCGATCAAGGACAACAACGGCAAGAAAGAGGTCAAGACCATCCTCAAGGGCCTCAACATGCCGACCGGCCTCGCGTTCCGCGACGGCGCGCTCTACGTCATCGCGGTCGACAAGCTGATCAAATACGACAATGCCGAAGCCAATCTCGACAATCTGGGCAGCGGCAAGGTGGTGTATGACGACATGCCGTCCTATGCGGCGCATGGCTGGAAGTACATCGCCGTCGACAAGGACGGCTGGTTCTACATTCCGTTCGGACCTCCCTTCAACATCGGCATCCCGCCGACCTCGGTGTCGCAGATCCGCCGCGTCGATCCCAAGACCGGCAATGCGGAGATCTGGGCGCTCGGCGTGCGCAACTCGGTCGGCGGCGACGTCGATCCGCGCACCGGCAAGTACTGGTTCACCGAAAACGCGCGCGACTGGATCAGCGACGATCTGCCGAGCGACAAGCTCAACATGATCTCGAAGATCGGCGAGCATTTCGGCTATCCCTATTGCCACCAGGGCAATTTGCCGGACACCAAGTTCGCGATGGGTCACAAATGCTCGGAGTTCACCCCGCCGGTCTATAATCTCGGCGCCCACGTGGCCCCGCTCGGCATGAAGTTCTATACCGGCAGCCAATTCCCGGCCGAGTACAAGAACGCGATCCTGATCGCCGAGCACGGCTCCTGGAACCGGCACAAGTACCAGGGCGGCCGCATCGTGAAGATCACCGCGAGCCCCGACGGCAAGAACGCCAAGCAGGAAATCTTCGCCTCCGGCTGGATCGAGGGTGACCAGGGCTATCTCGGCCGTCCCGCCGATATCCTGCTCGACAAGGATGGCTCCATCCTCGTCGCCGACGACTGGGCCGGTGCGATCTATCGCATCAGCTACAGCAAGTAA
- a CDS encoding DUF2865 domain-containing protein — protein sequence MPISWTPDSALNRRVARAACVAALIVIAGVGICSPASAQLLPSDSAYAPAHGFFSMPGFEQAPGFEPAQQPRTRVYITTRSHWGGRQNFCVRTCDGRFFPLPRLSETADVRSCEAACPAAEVKLYSGSDIDSARTGEGEAYRTLANAFRFQREIVPQCSCRSSASTGLSPIAIEDDMTLRSGDIIAADDGFKIAAITSGARRSVLFRPLSKAKAQALGLARLSSR from the coding sequence ATGCCGATCAGCTGGACGCCAGATTCCGCCTTGAACCGCCGCGTGGCTCGCGCTGCATGTGTTGCAGCGCTCATCGTGATTGCCGGCGTCGGGATATGCTCGCCGGCTTCAGCCCAGCTGCTGCCGAGCGACTCCGCCTATGCCCCGGCACACGGTTTCTTTTCCATGCCCGGGTTCGAGCAGGCGCCAGGCTTCGAGCCCGCGCAGCAGCCGCGGACCCGGGTCTACATCACGACGCGCTCGCATTGGGGCGGCCGGCAGAACTTCTGCGTCCGGACCTGCGACGGCCGCTTCTTTCCGCTGCCGCGCCTGAGCGAGACGGCGGATGTCAGGTCCTGCGAGGCGGCCTGTCCCGCCGCCGAGGTGAAACTGTATTCCGGCTCCGACATCGACAGCGCTAGGACCGGCGAGGGTGAGGCCTACAGGACGCTGGCGAATGCATTCCGGTTTCAGCGCGAGATCGTGCCGCAATGCTCCTGCAGGTCAAGCGCCTCGACCGGCCTGTCGCCGATTGCGATCGAGGACGACATGACGCTTCGGAGCGGCGACATCATCGCCGCCGACGATGGCTTCAAGATCGCGGCGATCACCAGTGGGGCGAGGCGCAGCGTGTTGTTCAGGCCGCTGTCGAAGGCCAAGGCGCAGGCGCTCGGCCTGGCGCGTCTCTCGTCGCGATAG
- the trxA gene encoding thioredoxin codes for MTIMEQGGTTPQAAPDLIKETTTQTFVKDVIEESRRQPVMIDFWAPWCGPCRQLTPILEKAVKNAKGRVKLVKMNIDEHPQIPGQMGIQSIPAVIAFVNGQPADGFMGAVPESQVNAFIEKITKGVPAAGEPNLTEILAEADAVLAEGDAAAAAQIYAEVLAHDATNIAALAGLAKCYMTSGAVEQAKQTLAMVPESKRNDAAVKAVQAAIDLAEQAQSVGPIAELEQKVAANPLDHQARFDLATALNAMNKRAEATEQLLAIVKRDRKWNDDGARKQLVQFFEAWGGTDEATVEGRRRLSTILFS; via the coding sequence GTGACGATAATGGAGCAGGGCGGCACCACGCCCCAGGCAGCGCCCGATCTGATCAAGGAGACGACGACCCAGACCTTCGTCAAGGACGTCATCGAGGAATCGCGCCGCCAGCCGGTCATGATCGACTTCTGGGCGCCATGGTGCGGCCCCTGCCGCCAGCTGACGCCGATCCTGGAGAAGGCGGTCAAGAACGCCAAGGGCCGGGTCAAGCTGGTCAAGATGAACATCGACGAGCATCCGCAGATCCCGGGCCAGATGGGCATCCAGTCGATCCCGGCCGTGATCGCCTTCGTCAATGGCCAGCCCGCCGACGGCTTCATGGGCGCGGTGCCGGAGAGTCAGGTCAACGCCTTCATCGAGAAGATCACCAAGGGTGTGCCCGCCGCCGGCGAGCCCAATCTCACGGAGATCCTGGCCGAGGCCGACGCCGTGCTTGCCGAAGGCGACGCCGCGGCTGCCGCGCAGATCTATGCCGAGGTGCTGGCGCACGACGCCACCAACATCGCGGCGCTGGCCGGCCTCGCCAAATGCTACATGACATCAGGCGCGGTCGAGCAGGCCAAGCAGACGCTGGCGATGGTGCCGGAATCCAAGCGCAACGACGCCGCGGTGAAGGCGGTGCAGGCGGCGATCGATCTCGCCGAACAGGCGCAGTCGGTCGGCCCGATCGCCGAGCTGGAACAGAAAGTTGCCGCAAACCCGCTCGATCATCAGGCTCGCTTCGATCTCGCGACCGCGCTGAACGCAATGAACAAGCGTGCTGAAGCGACCGAGCAGTTGCTCGCCATCGTCAAGCGCGACCGCAAGTGGAACGACGACGGCGCGCGCAAGCAGCTGGTGCAGTTCTTCGAGGCGTGGGGGGGCACCGATGAAGCAACTGTCGAGGGGCGCAGGCGGTTGTCGACCATCCTGTTCTCGTAA
- a CDS encoding LON peptidase substrate-binding domain-containing protein, translating to MPINAEYRGPGELPEVIPVFPLPGALLLPRGQMPLNIFEPRYLAMIDDALRDGHRLIGMIQPDVAHSQKEAKPVLFRIGCVGRITQLAESGDGRYILELTGVARFKVVEELIVQTPYRQCKVDFFSFAGDFTARKGEDAVDRKALLEVLADFLEANNLKVDWEGIESAPNEALVNALAMMSPYGPAEKQAMLEAPDLKTRAEILIAVTEMDLAKKRTSGDPPVQ from the coding sequence ATGCCGATCAATGCCGAATATCGCGGGCCCGGCGAGCTCCCCGAGGTGATCCCGGTGTTCCCGCTGCCGGGCGCGCTGCTGTTGCCGCGCGGCCAGATGCCGCTCAACATCTTCGAGCCGCGTTATCTCGCGATGATCGACGACGCGTTGCGCGACGGTCATCGCCTGATCGGCATGATCCAGCCCGATGTGGCGCATTCGCAGAAGGAGGCGAAGCCGGTGCTGTTCCGCATCGGCTGCGTCGGCCGCATCACCCAGCTCGCCGAATCCGGCGACGGCCGCTACATCCTCGAATTGACCGGCGTCGCGCGCTTCAAGGTGGTCGAGGAGCTGATCGTGCAGACGCCGTACCGGCAGTGCAAGGTCGACTTCTTCTCCTTCGCCGGCGACTTCACCGCGCGCAAGGGCGAGGACGCCGTCGATCGCAAGGCGCTGCTCGAAGTGCTCGCCGACTTCCTGGAGGCCAACAATCTGAAGGTCGACTGGGAGGGCATCGAGTCCGCGCCCAACGAGGCGCTGGTCAATGCGCTGGCGATGATGTCGCCCTACGGTCCGGCCGAAAAGCAGGCGATGCTCGAGGCGCCCGACCTGAAGACCCGCGCCGAGATCCTGATCGCCGTCACCGAGATGGACCTCGCCAAGAAGCGCACCTCGGGAGATCCGCCGGTGCAATGA
- a CDS encoding cytochrome b/b6 domain-containing protein → MTEAAPGARGATSVQVWDLPLRLWHWALAILVLVAWVTPNAYDRLHRLAGYAVIGLLAFRLVWGFVGTRYARFGKLGVRLRAAPRYIWNLRRGITGRYIGLNPAGTVMLVALLLMLAVSAITGAMEVTVTFFGVWWVEDTHAYASDAVIILVCLHVLGVIVVGLLQRQNLVRAMFTGRKRLRNR, encoded by the coding sequence ATGACGGAGGCGGCGCCGGGCGCCCGCGGCGCGACCAGCGTGCAGGTCTGGGATCTGCCGCTGCGGCTGTGGCACTGGGCGCTCGCCATCCTCGTCCTGGTCGCATGGGTGACGCCCAACGCCTATGACCGGCTGCACCGGCTGGCGGGCTATGCGGTGATCGGGCTATTGGCGTTCCGTCTGGTCTGGGGCTTTGTCGGCACGCGCTACGCGCGTTTCGGCAAGCTCGGCGTCCGCCTGCGCGCCGCGCCGCGCTACATCTGGAATCTCCGTCGCGGCATCACCGGGCGTTACATCGGGCTCAATCCCGCGGGCACCGTGATGCTGGTGGCACTGCTGCTCATGCTCGCGGTCTCGGCGATCACGGGCGCGATGGAGGTCACCGTGACCTTCTTCGGTGTCTGGTGGGTGGAGGATACCCACGCCTATGCCTCGGATGCGGTCATCATCCTGGTTTGCCTGCACGTGCTCGGCGTCATCGTTGTGGGATTGCTGCAGCGTCAGAACCTGGTGCGCGCGATGTTCACCGGACGCAAGCGGCTGCGCAATCGCTGA
- a CDS encoding PepSY domain-containing protein, producing the protein MRVKVILSAVIAACVLGLFGSAAFADGYKTCTKLDKTSWKPASDAEAKAKAAGYEVRRSKVEGSCYEVYGVKEGKLYELFYSPEDLSLKHTIAK; encoded by the coding sequence ATGCGCGTGAAGGTGATTCTGAGTGCTGTGATTGCAGCGTGCGTTTTGGGGCTTTTCGGATCGGCGGCATTCGCCGACGGCTACAAGACTTGCACCAAGCTCGACAAGACGTCGTGGAAGCCGGCGAGTGATGCCGAAGCCAAGGCCAAGGCGGCCGGCTACGAGGTGCGCCGGTCGAAGGTCGAGGGCTCATGCTACGAAGTCTACGGCGTCAAGGAAGGCAAACTCTACGAGCTGTTCTACAGCCCGGAGGATCTCAGCCTGAAGCACACGATCGCCAAGTGA